The Podospora pseudocomata strain CBS 415.72m chromosome 1 map unlocalized CBS415.72m_1, whole genome shotgun sequence genome has a segment encoding these proteins:
- the NAG4 gene encoding Synaptic vesicle transporter SVOP (COG:S; EggNog:ENOG503NTW3), with protein MAAPTSATGQVPPYPYDSDDNAHYASIIPPEPNAASARSSADRSPETRPQIPAPAEKHGKLAGAADTRQEYKLVTFTPGDPDDPKNWSKAYKWYITMVVAVTCFVVAFCSSVVTSDVGGVQESFGVSHEAALVPISVFVVGFGVGPMVFAPLSEVFGRRIIYGSTLLLAVIFIIPCAVSKNIGTLIVCRTIDGIAFSAPMTLVGGTLADLWRNEERGVPMAAFSAAPFIGPAIGPLIGGFLSDAAGWRWLYWIQLIFSFVVWVLITFTVPETYAPTILAARAKRLRKETGDNGHVTEAELDPRPLKERMGVFMIRPFQLLFRELIVLLISLYMSVLYGLLYMFFVAYPIIFEVRKGYSSGITGLMFIPIAVGVVLSAACSPWVNKHYLTLVAKHGGKPPAEVRLIPMMLSCWFIPIGMFIFAWSSYPHLTWVGPCLAGLPVGFGFIFLYNAANNYLVDSYQHQAASALAAKTFIRSFWGAGVVLFTEQMYDRMGDQWASTFLAFLALACCAIPFLFWRYGARIRARSKYAFGGDDDHMDSDVEKANAREHHDMEDLRQARSYVSNP; from the exons ATGGCAGCACCGACATCCGCCACGGGTCAAGTACCCCCATACCCATACGACAGCGACGACAATGCTCACTATGcttccatcatcccaccGGAACCCAATGCCGCCTCTGCACGGAGTTCAGCTGATCGTTCCCCCGAGACAAGACCACAAATTCCAGCACCGGCCGAGAAGCACGGAAAACTAGCTGGGGCAGCAGATACACGTCAGGAGTATAAACTGGTCACCTTCACTCCAGGAGATCCCGATGACCCGAAAAACTGGTCAAAGGCGTACAAGTGGTACATCACCATGGTTGTGGCAGTTACATGCTTCGTTGTCGCTTTTTGTTCCAGTGTTGTCACTTCGGATGTTGGTGGCGTTCAGGAGTCTTTTGGAGTCAGCCATGAGGCTGCGCTTGTTCCCATCTCGGTATtcgttgttggttttggtgttg GACCTATGGTTTTTGCTCCTCTTTCTGAGGTCTTCGGGAGACGAATCATATATGGCTCAACCCTGTTGCTGgccgtcatcttcatcatcccatGCGCTGTCTCCAAGAACATCGGGACCCTCATTGTTTGCAGAACTATCGATGGCATTGCATTTTCTGCGCCCATGACATTGGTAGGCGGCACCCTGGCAGATCTCTGGAGGAACGAGGAGCGAGGTGTTCCCATGGCTGCTTTCTCCGCCGCCCCCTTTATTGGCCCCGCAA TTGGTCCATTGATCGGCGGTTTCTTGTctgatgctgctggctggagaTGGCTCTATTGGATTCAGCTCATCTTCTCTTTCGTTGTCTGGGTCctcatcaccttcaccgTTCCCGAGACTTACGCACCAACCATCCTTGCCGCCAGAGCCAAGAGACTTCGCAAGGAGACAGGCGACAATGGCCATGTCACCGAGGCTGAGCTCGACCCAAGACCCCTCAAGGAGCGCATGGGTGTCTTCATGATTCGTCCATTCCAGCTTCTCTTCCGCGAGCTCATCGTTCTCCTCATCAGTCTGTACATGTCGGTTCTCTATGGCCTTCTGTACATGTTCTTCGTCGCATACCCCATTATTTTCGAGGTCAGGAAGGGGTACTCATCTGGTATTACTGGCTTGATGTTTATTCCCATTGCTGTCGGCGTCGTGCTCTCGGCCGCGTGCTCCCCGTGGGTCAACAAGCACTATCTCACTTTAGTGGCCAAGCACGGCGGAAAGCCACCTGCCGAGGTTCGTTTGATCCCAATGATGCTGAGCTGCTGGTTCATCCCCATCGGCATGTTCATCTTTGCTTGGTCTTCATACCCACATCTGACCTGGGTTGGCCCTTGCCTTGCTGGTCTTCCCGTTGGTTTTGGCTTCATCTTCCTGTACAACGCGGCCAACAACTATCTTGTCGACTCTTATCAGCACCAGGCCGCTTCAGCACTTGCTGCCAAGACGTTTATTCGATCTTTCTGGGGCGCTGGTGTCGTGCTTTTCACCGAGCAAATGTATGACAGGATGGGTGATCAATGGGCCAGTACTTTCCTGGCCTTCTTGGCTCTTGCCTGCTGTGCCATTCCGTTTCTGTTCTGGAGATACGGCGCGAGGATCAGAGCGCGCAGCAAGTATGCTTTTGGCGGTGACGACGACCACATGGACTCGGATGTGGAAAAGGCGAACGCGAGAGAGCACCACG
- a CDS encoding uncharacterized protein (COG:S; EggNog:ENOG503NWYE), translating to MGRQPGWSRPYDGDMPRHIDQDVHSAFVEFRNGSEPKCMSVQCLYCNQTRAKNTTRQKQHLLQCAPYLAAHPEIALQASAAADEAAAAGSSSEPQHGHPDASQYPNPNPPPGEHTNLGFMPNPRINGTPNQMPGHGGRASIGAPDGTPAAKRQKTKNSNLPEIPLREVHAAFAEFKAKDDDKCMSARCLHCNQVRAKNTSRQREHLMVCPGYQSVLKEKIPANNLRHQFDEDDVASSLALPTPSLTLDFRMSIRVKPKLSIGTANFGRESWISCVGGQWAGRFGKGILLPGGQDKQTTVKDMATRIDASYLLQTNDEQPALITCKVKGWWTGDRDVMERLQDPVAADNVAAHRYLFRVVIELETGDERYADVNTGLWVGSGCRRGAEIVYDAHRVS from the exons ATGGGAAGACAGCCCGGCTGGAGCAGGCCGTACGACGGAGACATGCCCCGTCACATCGATCAAGATGTCCACAGCGCCTTTGTGGAATTTCGCAATGGCA GCGAACCCAAGTGCATGTCGGTGCAATGCCTCTACTGCAACCAGACCCGCGCCAAAAACACCACGCGCCAGAAGCAGCACCTGCTCCAATGCGCCCCCTATCTCGCTGCCCACCCCGAGATAGCTCTCCAGGCCTCGGCCGCCGCAGACGAAGCCGCGGCTGCTGGCTCGTCGTCTGAACCACAACATGGCCACCCCGATGCCTCCCAATACCCGAACCCCAATCCCCCGCCGGGTGAGCATACCAACCTGGGTTTCATGCCAAACCCACGCATAAATGGCACCCCAAACCAGATGCCCGGCCATGGAGGACGTGCTTCGATAGGCGCGCCGGATGGAACACCGGCCGCGAAGCGCCAAAAGACGAAAAACTCCAACCTTCCCGAGATACCCCTCCGCGAAGTCCACGCTGCCTTTGCCGAGTTTAAAGCCAAGGACGATGACAAGTGCATGTCTGCGCGCTGTTTACACTGCAACCAGGTCCGGGCGAAGAACACCTCCAGGCAGCGGGAGCATCTGATGGTGTGTCCCGGCTACCAGAGCGtgctgaaggagaagatccCCGCGAACAACCTCCGTCACCAatttgacgaggatgatgtcgcCAGCTCACTGGCGCTGCCTACCCCATCCCTGACACTTGACTTTCGGATGAGTATCCGGGTCAAACCAAAGCTCAGCATCGGCACTGCCAACTTTGGCCGGGAAAGCTGGATTTCGTGCGTTGGCGGTCAGTGGGCTGGGAGGTTTGGTAAGGGCATCCTGCTGCCTGGCGGCCAGGACAAGCAGACTACGGTCAAGGACATGGCTACGAGGATTGATGCGAGCTATCTTTTACAAACTAATGACGAACAACCTGCCTTGATTACATGCAAGGTCAAGGGCTGGTGGACGGGGGATCGGGATGTCATGGAACGGCTGCAGGACCCGGTGGCGGCCGACAATGTGGCTGCTCACCGGTATTTGTTCCGTGTGGTCATCGAGCTGGAGACGGGCGACGAGCGGTATGCAGATGTCAACACTGGGTTGTGGGTGGGGAGCGGGTGTAGGAGGGGTGCAGAGATTGTTTATGATGCCCACCGCGTCAGTTAG
- a CDS encoding uncharacterized protein (EggNog:ENOG503P04B) has translation MTMLLNPHPSTNASNVLAFDHKVRRGPSHWHSIKENNAACRGPLHKAHVDQSYDGAVLRLREQFPNETDFTAVSQKRWQIINIWRPLSPILRDPLALCSAPSVPDTDLLPASIIYLKTGKRNESWTVKKPKPSSSHKWYYKHHQQPTEVILIKCFDSDLTCPARRVPHCAVEDPEHITAADRESVEVRCLVFY, from the exons ATGACCATGTTGCTAAACCCCCACCCAAGCACGAACGCCTCCAACGTTCTAGCCTTCGACCACAAGGTTCGGCGCGGTCCCTCCCACTGGCACAGCATCAAAGAGAACAACGCCGCCTGCCGAGGCCCCTTGCATAAAGCCCATGTCGACCAATCCTACGACGGGGCGGTCCTCAGGCTGAGGGAGCAGTTCCCCAACGAAACTGACTTTACGGCAGTCAGCCAGAAGCGATGGCAGATCATTAAT aTCTGGcgtcccctctcccccatcctgAGAGACCCCCTAGCCCTCTGCTCTGCCCCTTCAGTCCCCGacaccgacctcctccccgcctccatCATCTACCTCAAGACCGGTAAACGCAACGAGTCCTGGACcgtcaagaagcccaagcctTCCAGCAGTCACAAGTGGTACtacaaacaccaccagcaacccaCAGAAGTAATCCTCATCAAGTGTTTCGACAGTGATCTAACCTGTCCAGCTCGAAGAGTGCCGCACTGTGCGGTTGAAGATCCAGAGCACATAACCGCAGCAGACAGAGAAAGCGTGGAGGTGAGGTGCTTGGTGTTTTACTGA